One Methylomonas sp. LL1 DNA window includes the following coding sequences:
- the metH gene encoding methionine synthase, producing MNSIQRLNQQLKQRILYLDGAMGTMIQSYKLGEKDYRGERFVDWPVDLKGNNDLLSLTQPDIIKAIHRAYLDAGADIIETNTFNSTRVAMADYRMEELAYEINVASARVAKQAAEEVSELTPDKPRFVAGVLGPTNRTSSMSPDVNDPGFRNITFDDLVEAYSEATQGLIDGGADIILIETVFDTLNAKAAIFAVEKTFDKLGYKLPVMISGTITDASGRTLSGQTAAAFWYSLKHVQPISIGFNCALGAQELRQYIEELSNIADTYVSAHPNAGLPNEFGEYDETPEQMAAELADWAASGYLNIIGGCCGTSPDTIRAIVGAVSKYPPRQIPELEKRCHLAGLEPMSIGPDTLFVNVGERTNVTGSAVFKKMIVEERYEEALDVAKQQVENGAQIIDINMDEGMLDSKAAMVRFLNLLAAEPDIAKVPIMLDSSKWEILEAGLKCIQGKGVVNSISIKEGEEAFIKHAKLVRRYGAAVIVMAFDEQGQADTMARKVEICSRAYKILTEQVGFPPEDIIFDPNIFAVATGIEEHNNYGVDFIEATRIIKQTLPHALISGGVSNVSFSFRGNNPVREAIHAVFLYHAVQAGMDMGIVNAGQLAIYADIPQELRNAVEDVILNRTPEGTEKLLEIAEKYRGSGQAAKVETLEWREWPVTKRLEHALVKGIADYIEEDTEQARLEAEKPLHVIEGPLMDGMNVVGDLFGEGKMFLPQVVKSARVMKKAVAYLMPFMDAEVDGSERQTNGKVLMATVKGDVHDIGKNIVAVVLQCNNYEVIDLGVMVPAETILKTARDEKVDVIGLSGLITPSLDEMVHVAKEMQRQGFTIPLIIGGATTSRAHTAVKIEPNYQAAPTVYVTDASRGVGVVSALLSDDLKADFVEKTRAEYEQVRERHKGRHAKNPQHDLEAARRNKFNYADHQPVKPKFLGTKVIANFPLETLVRYIDWTPFFQTWELSGSYPAILSDHIVGTEATKLFEDAQTMLQQLVRENWLTAKAVIGFFPANSDGDDIVLYTDDSRSQQREVLHHLRQQNVKAPGRANYCLSDFIAPVGSGIADYLGGFAVTSGIGIETKLAEFEKDHDDYSSIMLKALADRLAEAFAEYMHQAVRRDYWGYAEDEDHDNHALIEEAYQGIRPAPGYPACPDHTEKAKLFELLNVTESTTIELTENFAMYPTAAVSGWYFSHPASQYFNVGKIDQDQLQDYAKRKGLNIEVAERWLAAHLHH from the coding sequence ATGAACAGCATACAACGATTAAACCAGCAATTAAAACAACGAATTTTATATCTGGATGGCGCCATGGGCACCATGATACAGAGCTACAAGCTGGGCGAAAAGGATTATCGGGGCGAACGCTTCGTCGATTGGCCGGTCGATCTGAAAGGCAACAACGACCTGCTGTCGCTGACTCAGCCCGACATCATCAAGGCCATACACCGCGCCTATCTGGATGCCGGCGCGGACATCATCGAGACCAATACCTTCAACTCCACCCGCGTGGCGATGGCCGACTACCGGATGGAGGAACTAGCCTATGAAATCAACGTCGCCTCGGCCCGAGTCGCCAAACAGGCGGCCGAAGAAGTCAGCGAGTTGACACCGGACAAACCACGTTTCGTCGCCGGCGTATTGGGACCAACCAACCGCACCTCGTCGATGTCGCCCGACGTCAACGATCCCGGCTTCCGCAATATCACCTTCGACGACTTGGTCGAAGCCTACAGCGAAGCCACCCAGGGTCTGATAGACGGCGGCGCCGACATTATTCTGATCGAAACGGTGTTCGACACCTTGAATGCCAAGGCGGCGATATTCGCGGTCGAAAAGACTTTCGACAAACTCGGTTACAAATTGCCGGTAATGATCTCCGGCACCATTACCGACGCCTCCGGCCGTACGCTGTCAGGACAAACCGCCGCCGCGTTCTGGTATTCCTTGAAACACGTGCAACCGATTTCGATCGGTTTCAACTGTGCGCTGGGCGCCCAGGAGCTGCGCCAGTACATCGAAGAACTGTCCAACATCGCCGACACCTACGTCTCCGCCCACCCCAACGCCGGCCTGCCTAACGAATTCGGCGAATACGACGAAACCCCGGAACAAATGGCCGCAGAGTTGGCCGATTGGGCCGCCAGCGGTTATTTGAACATTATCGGCGGCTGCTGCGGTACCTCGCCGGATACCATCCGCGCCATTGTCGGCGCCGTTAGTAAATATCCGCCGAGACAGATCCCGGAACTGGAAAAACGCTGTCATCTGGCCGGATTGGAACCGATGAGCATCGGTCCGGATACCTTGTTCGTCAACGTCGGTGAACGTACCAACGTCACCGGCTCGGCGGTGTTCAAAAAAATGATTGTCGAAGAGCGCTACGAAGAAGCGCTGGACGTTGCCAAACAGCAGGTCGAAAACGGCGCGCAGATCATCGACATCAACATGGACGAGGGCATGCTGGATTCGAAAGCGGCGATGGTGCGATTTCTGAATCTGCTCGCCGCCGAGCCGGATATCGCCAAGGTGCCGATCATGCTGGACTCTTCAAAGTGGGAGATTCTGGAAGCCGGCCTGAAATGCATCCAGGGCAAGGGTGTCGTCAACTCGATTTCCATCAAGGAAGGCGAGGAAGCGTTTATTAAGCACGCCAAGCTGGTGCGCCGCTATGGCGCCGCAGTGATCGTGATGGCGTTTGATGAGCAAGGCCAAGCCGACACCATGGCCCGTAAGGTGGAAATCTGCAGCCGCGCCTATAAAATTTTGACCGAGCAAGTCGGCTTTCCGCCGGAAGACATCATCTTCGACCCGAACATTTTTGCGGTCGCCACCGGCATCGAAGAACATAACAACTACGGCGTCGACTTCATCGAAGCCACCCGCATCATCAAGCAGACCTTGCCGCATGCCTTGATTTCCGGCGGCGTTTCCAACGTCTCGTTCTCGTTCCGCGGCAACAACCCGGTGCGCGAAGCCATCCACGCGGTGTTTTTGTATCACGCGGTGCAAGCCGGCATGGACATGGGTATCGTCAACGCCGGCCAGTTGGCGATTTACGCCGATATTCCGCAGGAATTGCGTAACGCCGTCGAAGACGTAATCCTGAACCGCACCCCGGAAGGTACCGAAAAACTGCTGGAAATTGCCGAAAAATATCGCGGCAGCGGCCAGGCCGCCAAGGTGGAAACCCTGGAGTGGCGCGAATGGCCCGTTACTAAACGCTTGGAACATGCGCTGGTAAAAGGCATCGCCGATTACATCGAAGAGGACACCGAACAGGCGCGACTGGAAGCCGAAAAACCGCTACACGTCATCGAAGGCCCGTTAATGGACGGCATGAACGTGGTCGGCGATCTATTCGGCGAGGGCAAGATGTTCCTGCCGCAGGTGGTGAAATCGGCCAGGGTGATGAAAAAAGCCGTGGCCTATCTGATGCCGTTCATGGACGCGGAAGTCGATGGCAGCGAACGCCAAACCAACGGCAAGGTGTTGATGGCCACCGTGAAGGGCGACGTCCACGACATCGGCAAAAACATCGTCGCCGTGGTGCTGCAATGCAACAACTACGAAGTCATTGATTTGGGTGTGATGGTGCCGGCCGAGACGATTTTGAAAACCGCGCGCGATGAAAAAGTCGATGTGATAGGTCTAAGCGGCCTGATCACTCCGTCGCTGGACGAAATGGTGCATGTCGCCAAGGAAATGCAGCGGCAAGGCTTCACGATTCCGTTGATAATCGGCGGCGCCACAACTTCGCGCGCGCATACCGCCGTCAAGATCGAACCCAATTATCAGGCAGCGCCGACGGTTTATGTCACCGATGCCTCGCGCGGCGTCGGCGTGGTCAGCGCCCTGCTCAGCGACGACTTGAAAGCCGATTTCGTCGAGAAAACCCGTGCCGAATATGAACAGGTGCGCGAACGTCATAAAGGCCGCCACGCCAAGAATCCGCAGCACGACCTGGAAGCAGCGCGAAGAAATAAATTCAATTACGCCGACCACCAGCCGGTTAAACCAAAATTCCTCGGTACCAAAGTCATAGCCAATTTTCCGTTGGAGACGCTGGTGCGTTACATCGACTGGACCCCGTTCTTCCAGACTTGGGAATTGTCCGGTAGCTATCCGGCGATTCTCAGCGACCACATAGTCGGCACTGAAGCGACCAAGTTGTTCGAAGATGCGCAGACCATGTTGCAACAGCTGGTTCGCGAAAACTGGCTAACCGCCAAGGCTGTGATCGGTTTCTTTCCGGCCAATAGCGACGGCGACGACATCGTGCTGTATACCGACGACAGTCGCAGCCAGCAACGTGAGGTGTTACACCATTTACGTCAGCAAAACGTCAAGGCGCCGGGCCGGGCCAATTACTGTCTGTCCGACTTTATCGCGCCAGTCGGCAGCGGCATCGCCGATTATCTGGGAGGTTTTGCGGTCACCTCCGGTATCGGTATCGAAACCAAACTGGCCGAATTCGAAAAAGACCACGACGATTATAGTTCGATCATGCTGAAAGCCTTGGCGGACCGTTTAGCCGAAGCGTTCGCCGAATACATGCATCAGGCGGTGCGCCGCGATTATTGGGGCTACGCCGAAGACGAGGACCACGACAACCACGCCTTGATCGAGGAAGCCTATCAGGGCATCCGTCCCGCGCCCGGTTATCCCGCCTGCCCGGACCACACCGAAAAAGCCAAGTTGTTTGAGCTATTGAACGTGACCGAATCCACAACCATCGAGTTGACCGAGAATTTTGCCATGTATCCCACCGCAGCAGTCAGTGGCTGGTATTTCTCGCATCCGGCGTCGCAGTATTTCAACGTTGGTAAGATAGATCAAGACCAGTTGCAGGATTACGCCAAACGTAAAGGTTTGAATATCGAAGTGGCGGAACGCTGGTTGGCGGCGCATTTACACCATTGA
- a CDS encoding DUF2970 domain-containing protein has product MTKPSLLHVVKSVLAAAIGVQSNKNREVDFKHGSLPAYIIVGLIGTVLFIFAIISIVSLVTG; this is encoded by the coding sequence ATGACCAAGCCCAGTCTGCTGCACGTAGTAAAAAGTGTTCTTGCCGCCGCTATCGGCGTACAGAGCAACAAAAATCGAGAAGTGGATTTCAAGCATGGCTCGCTGCCAGCTTATATCATCGTTGGACTTATTGGGACAGTGCTATTCATTTTTGCGATCATCTCAATCGTATCGCTGGTGACAGGCTAA